AGGTGGGACAATGGCATCCAGGTACCAGTGGACGGCCAGGCCAGCCACGTAACGGGCAGCTGTGGCATTTCCCAGGACCTGGGGAGCAAAGGAGATGCCTCACACCCAGGCTACCCCATGCCTGAaacctgcagggatggacacaTGGACGCCATGCAGTCTCTCAGGGCCACATCTTGTCCCCTCCTGTGGGAGCCacaccctgcagcactgcacccCTTTGAGCAGCACCCTGGCATGGATCTGGCGCCCTAACATGACTTTGGCACCTCCTTGTGCTAAGGGGTGGGCACAGGTTTGCCCTTCAGTGGGCCCCTTGCCCCCAACccggctctgctgctgcctggtccTCCCTCCACACCCCCCTGGGGTggtccagccctgcagccatggagggaaaggaggagcacACTGCCTGGCTTGAGGCAGTTTTACTTTCTTTCCTCCTAATTTAAGGCAATATCCCCAAACATCATCGTAGGGGGAAACCAAATCAGCCAAAACTCTGCCCAGAGAAAGTGCTggtgcccagcagcactggcaggatCCGGGGATCCAGGATGTGGGTGCCACCTCCTGTCCTCACTCCCGCCGGGCACAGGCGGAGGCGGCTGCTCCGGCAGACCCGGTTTGCTCCCACTCTCtagggctgggagaggccacGGCTCCATCTCCCAAAAAGCCCGGGGCTGGGCAGCGAGGcggaggggaaggaaggggcgcTGCTCTTCACCACTTTGGCCCAGTGTGGGAGGTGGATGCGCTGGTCGTCGAGCATGAGGAGCCGTGTGCGGTGGGGGCTGCGGGCCAGCGCAGGGCCCAGGTCCTGCGCGATGAAATCCCGCTGCTGAGCGGCAGTGAAGGCGATGGTGGGGGCCTGGGGGGGCGTGAAGAGCCCCGCCAGTGGCTCGTTCTGGGCCGTCACCGCCCAGAAGGTCACGTTGCGTTTTGCATACTCATCCAGGAACCTGGTGTGGAGAAGGGGGGCAGAATCAGCTGTGCTGCCCCCCAACCTCATCCCACTCCCCGATTCTCCCGCTGTCCGTCCCAGCCTGATTCCAGGGACGCTACTTGATGAAGTAGTTGGCCCAGGTCTTGTGGTACTTGTCCCCTGCCTTCCCCTTCAGAGTCCCCTTCCCACGGACGTCCCCGTTACTCTTCATCCAGGCTGGGGCGGTCCAGGGGCTCGCAAACAGCAGCAGCGGCCGCTTGCTCATGGCCAGAGCTCGGCGCAGGAGGGGAATCTgtgggagggggcagagggacagggtcAGCTCCCCAAAAAACAGAGCCCAGCATGGGAGAACTCAAGGGACCTCagcaggcactggcagctggCAAGCACCACCCCCCGGCACAGCGCCCTGGCTCCTCACCCTGCCGCTGCCACCTGGGATGCGCCAGGACGTGCCCTGGAGGAGGTGCCAGCTCCCACAGGCTGTCCCCATGCACCCTGCCACGGcgtgcagggacagcagctggtCCTGGGGGTCCCAGCGCACGCAGGAGCTCCGGCGCGAGAGGGGACAAGGTGCCGACGGCAGCGGCTTCAGCCTCCCACCTTCATCCTCACGTCCTCGTCCGCCAGCCTGAAGTGCTTCAGCTCGTGGTCGTTGGGGACATCATCGTAGCTGTAGGGGCGCACGGAGAAGTCGCTGCACGCCATGGGGACTCGGATGAGGTTGTACTCgatccctgaggagcaggaaaaacatCAAGCTGCACCGGAGCAGGCGTCCAGGTGACGATGTCCCTGCGGtggggacaggcacagccacCTCTGGTGACCCCACGATCTGCTCCCGCTGCTGTGCCCTCGCTGCTCACCGTTCTCAGAGAAGTAGGAGCGCAGCAGGTtgtcctgggctggctgggacagcTTCAGGATGTTCATGGCAGCAGCATCGGAGAGGGAGCCGCCGAAGCCCTTCACGTGCTGGTACAGCGCGGAGATGTTGAGCGTCAGCAGCAGCCCTGCGGGAAGAGCCCGGCTCGGTCCCTGCTGCCTCGGGGCCCGCGGTGGCACCTCCACCCACCGGTGGCGCTACCTCGGGTGCTCAGACTGCTCTGGAATTTCCCCTCGCTCCGCTCCAGCCGCTTGCCGGCCTTGCTGCTCTCGTACTTGACGTAGGAGCCGGGGGCTGGCACGACCAGGGGGTCCAGCGTGTCACAGTAGGTGGCATTGCAGACGCAGACCAGCGAGCCGTGCCCAAAATCCTTGGGGATGCAGGGTCGGGCACCTGGGAGGCACGGGAGGGTGGGGGTGGCTGTCGGCTCAGGGACGTGTCCCCGTCTGCTCTCCCGCCTGCCTCGGGGAGATGCCACTGCCCCCGTGCTCCGCATCCCGGGCACCTCCCGGGCACCCAGCTCCGCGCTGCCGCTGGGCTCCTGTCCTTCCCCAGGGTGCCCAAGCCCCGCTGCCACCCCCGCCACGTCCCCACGCTCACCTGTCACCTGGGGCacgggcagcagcagccagcccaggacGCCGAGAGcccacatggcccctccccGTTCCCCGAGCTCTGGAAGGTCCCGGGGAGCAGCACCTGCGGCGGGGACACCCTCAGGCACggcagggggatggagggatCAGCCCCATCTcctcagccccttccagtgccacGGAGCTCCTGTCACCCACTGCattccccccaaaccccctcatCTCTCTCGGGGAGGGtccatccctgccaggagcccGCAGCGCGTCCGCCTTCACCCCGGCTGCTCCCGACCTGCGCTGCCgccagccctcctcctcctcagccgCTGCAGCTTCCCCACCTGGCCTTTACAGGGAGCTGCTCGGAGACCTCCCTCCGCAGCACACCCTCTCCCacccccacagctcctccttgctctgctcccGGCCCGTACTTGCCCTCGGGCGAGGACCGCCGATCATCTGTTCGCCGAGTCCCCTTCGCCCTCCACTGCCACGgcaaggagggacagggacatggtgctggcagctgggccCGGGTGAAAGggccagccagcacagggaagggtcACAGGGGCAGATCTGAGACCCCCCTGAAGGAAGAACTAATTATTTTGCCAGGCAGGGTCTGGATGAGCCCctgagagcccagcagagccaagggcaggctcatggcacagctgcctgtcctgctgggcactTCCAACAGGACACCCACTTATCCCTGCCCGCCACCCCGCTGTCCCTACTGTCCCCCAGAAGCTACAGGGGCGTGCAGGAGGGTCCAGGACACCCAGGTAAGGTCAGTGAACGtggctgcacagctcagggcagcacaggggcacagcaggagtGGCCACatggcagctggggctgttgcCATTCCCTGCCCAAGCCTTTGGCATCACTCTCCCCGACTCAGCATGTGCTGGGGAAGgtgacagcagtggcagcagtggcacagtGACAGCAAGGAGGCAATACCCCAGCCTCTGGGCAAGCAGGGCTGCACTCCAGCTGTCAACAACAGCAGTTAGACCCTCAAAGGGGACCCTGATGTCCCAATACCATGCCaggagcaaagcccagctctggtgctCCAGTagcactcccagctcctccaggagtCACCCTCCAGCCCATCAAGCCAAGGCTGAACTGGGCCAGCTCATGTGGGCACACAGGCCCTACCTGGTGCCATCACCCAGGATTCCTGTGGACATGTTCCCCTCACCATGGGGACATCCTCAGCATCTCCACACAGGGCTGGCCCAGGGAATGGAGAGtggccacagctcccagccacaggTCTGCTGGCCTGGAGCATCAATCAtcagctcagggctgccctgcacagggtTAAACTGCTCCGTTAGCTTTCCCTCCATGGGTGGAGCAGCGCTTTGTGActaattttctccatttctggcATATCAGATACAGCTCTGGGGCAAATCAATTCATCAAAGTTCCTCCTACCCCCAGCATTGCCCTGCCATGGCCCTGCCACAGTTTCacacctctgctgggagctgagccatGAGACACCTGGAGCctctggggcaggggcagatggggccaggcagcccctggTTACATCTCTTGGGGCAAATAGGTGCCCCAGGAgggagctcctgtccctgtcccgcTGCACTGTGGCTCTCCCACCTCCAAGTGTGATTAAGGTGTGACCAGACTGCTACACCCAGGCTAATGAGCCCCAATTTTGGGGAGGGATTAATAGCTCCTAAGGCAATCAGCCACTTTTGAGCTCACTTCCAGCCATTCAGGATGCCCCTGCTCACCCTTTCCCATTCCAAGCTCCAGTTCTTCCTGCCCCCCAtcacccacagccccccagctGGCTCAggtcccacagctcctggaagcAAAACACTGcggaggctgctggagctcatCCTTATCAACACCAGCTGATAAGAGCGCCCTGCTGAGCAGGAAAAGTGAGAGCCAGGGGCCGGGCAACGCCTcgcagggagctgctggcacagcagataCCAGGCAGCCCCACCAGCCAGTCTCCAAagaggggcagctcctgggggtcGCAGGGGACTCGTGGCATGGTATGACCACCCTTTGTCGTGCTTGGGGGGGTTTGTTCAAGGAGGTGGGGCCAAAGGAGCCACCAGAGGAGCCAGAGGGTGAATTTTGTCCCTAAGCCAGGCCTGTGTGGATGGAGGCACggacacagagctgagctgagtcACCTTTCAGGGGATCACGACTTTGTTAATATTTATACCAAAGAGCCTCAGTGTGGCATCACAGCAACTCCTTCCCAACAGCGAgaccccagcccagagcacgAGGGGACAGTCCTCAGGGTGATCACTGGCTCTAGGTGGgaccccagcagcccccagtcACCCACGAGCCCCACACAAGCCAAGGCTTTGCACAAGAATTAATGAGCAGAGCCAAGCCCAGCGACGTCGGAGGATTCGCCCCCGCTGCGTTTATCCCAGAGCCAGTCGGTCCTTGAGCACCGAGGCGAGCGCAGGGACCGGGGCACGTGGACCGGGGTGATTCAGCATCCGGCCACAGCCGTGAGCAGCGGGGCAGGTAAGTGAGAAACAGGtgggggagcagccctgcaccGGGAGAGAGATGCTGGCAGCGGGGTGGTGGGGATGGGACTCGCTGCGTGATCCTGGAGAAACATTTCCCTCTTGTGGACAAACACAAACAGCCTcggggcaggagcaggctgctctcGCCAGGGCTCTGGCGGCAACTCCCGGAGCTGCGAGGTCCCAGGAGCAGCGTCCCTGTGGTTCCGTGGCGTGCCAGTGTCCCAGGGTGACACTGTCGCTCGCTGGCCAcgcctgggctgtgctcagcccacGCAGCATCGCGGCTGTCAGTCCTGACAGCACCCCTGGGCACATCCCACCTGCACGGATCAGCCCAGGGGCCCCGCCGCCCTCCTCGCCCTGAAATTATGACCTCCCTGCCCTAATCTCCTGTTCTCAcaccctgccagctccctccctccttcctgggtGCGCCCACACTCAGCACCCACTCCCGGTCCTGCCCCCACTCGCTCAAGGCACCCCAGATCCGTGGTGGGTGCTGAGCCCCTTGATGCACCCCCAGTTTCCTCATCACAGTAGGGACCCCTCAAGATCAGCCCCCATGGGGAACAGCACaatccaggcagggctgctgcagcctgggcagcctcCCCGTCCCAGAaaagccccaggagcagctggggctcagccagAGCCGGCTGGAAGCCTGAGCACCCCATGCTGCCAtgcccctggagctggccctgcctccagccctggcctcAGGACCTTGGTCTGGGAGTGACCCACCCAGCCCCTGGCCTGACATCAGGCTGCAGGTGGCTCCAGATTTgcagggaaagcacagaaagCTGAGGCTTGGCTGCAATCCCTGCTCAGTCCATCGAGGGTGGGTGTCCAAGGGCTTTGTGCCTGCTCCTgatgcagcacccagagcaccTGCATTCAGGGTGACTCCCGAGCCACCTGCTAGCTCCTAAAACCTGTccccaacagcagcaggagcacacctgggctctgctcagccccagccaggcagagcatgctcggagctgggagcagactcatgcctggagcatctctcagCAGGGTGAGCCCCACAGGAGCTGAGGTGGGCagaagggctgggcagggacaggggctgcccACGAcgctccagctgctctgtgctgctcgCCAGCCTCCAGCAGGCTCCACGCCGGGGTGGCACCCAGCCacagtgcccaggagcaggggagggaccCGGAGGTTTCTCTTCCAGCCGCAGACATCAAGGGAGCATCCGTGTTTAATGTCGGAACAGCAGAACACAGCGCTCACAGCCTGTGGGGTCTCCACCCTGAGGGGCACCGTGCCCCCGGCCCTCCTGCACACGCTCAGGGTTCCCGGCCTGCCCTGACTCTGTCACAGCCCCGGGGACGCTGCCCCGGCCCGAGCCCGcgggcagctggggctgcacctccagcctggctgtgcccggCCCCGGGAGCCTCAGCCCCGTCACTGCCGCTGCCACACGTAGGTCTGGATGGAGTTGGCCGGAGCCACGGCCGCCATGAGGCCCACGGTGTCCGCCAGCCCAAAAGCGATGTCCTGTGGGGACCTGCGGGGTGACAGCGGGGCGGTcacacctgcagcacctgcacaggGCCCAGAGGGGTGGGGTCCCACATGGGGCTGGCAGGACGGGGGTAACACACAAGGGTGGCAGAATGGGGGTCACACACGGGGCTGGCAGGATGGAGGTCCCACAGGGGTGTGGCAGGATGAGGGTCACATGCAGGGTGGCAGGACCGGGATcccacacagggctggcaggacgGAGGGCACACTTGGAGGTGGCAGGACAGGGGTCCCACATAAGGCAGGCAGGATGAGGGTCCCACACAGGGCTGATGGGATGGGGGTCCCACATGGGGCAGCAGAATGGGGGTCACACACAGGGCTGATGGGACAGGGTCCTACACAGACACGGCAGGACAGGGGTcccacacagggctggcaggatgGGGGTCCCAGATAGGGCTGATGGGACAGGGGTcccacacagggctggcaggacaggggccacacacagggctggcaaGATGGGGGTCCCACACAAGGGGGCCAGGCTGCATCACCCACCGGTTCAGAACCACCACAACCACAGCCCCGTCGGGGCGCAGGAAAGCCGTGTACTCCAGCGCTGTCTTCTTGGACTCCCTGGAGGCAACGAGCCCCACACGCTGGGAGCCCTCGGGGATGAATTTACTGAACAGACAAATGAGAAGCGACCTCAGGGAGACCCCAGGAGAGCTCCTCTTGAGCCAAATTTGCCTTGCTTCTCTCAGGACAAGGCAGCTTAGCACGTGTTGTGGGCTCCAACCCACCTGAAGTGCCCCATGTGGTAGAACATGGGCTGTTTGTAGAAGATGCCTTCACTGCTGTCCACGATGATGGGGCTGTCCACATAATTCTTGACCCAGTTAGGGCCCCCCTCCAGATCCAGGGCCAGATTCCAGTCAGTCCAGCCAGACACAAAGTGGTTCAGATTCTGCAAGGGGACAGCTCAGATGCCTGCCCAACACCAGCAATCCTCCCCAGGGCCCAGCACACAGGGGCCTCACCGTCAGGATGCTGTGGCTGTACTGGTTCCCTcgctcccagcagcccagaaTCACATCCCGCTCCCAGAAATGGGCCCCGATGCACGCCTCCGTGGCCAGGATAAAGTAGTCAGGGAAGAGCTCATGAGTGGGCAGCACTGTGTCCTGGATGGGACCAATGAAGTCCAGGTACCAGTGGATGCCAATGCCGTGGACGTAGCGAGCTGCCTTCTCATCCTCCAGGACCTGGCAGGGAGAAGAGTCAATCCCACTTGGAACAGAGGCCTAGCCCTCCACAGGCAGAGCACCCAGGTCCCCACAAGGACAGGGGCCCTTCCCAGGGTCACCACACTCACCACTCTGGCCCAGTGTGGGAGGTGGAGGCGGTTGTCATCCAAGATGATGAGCTGGACGTGGCGGTGGGAGCTGTTGGCCAGTGCTGGGCCCAGGTCCTGGGCAATGAAgtccctctgctgctcagctgtgaaACCCAGGCATTGGAAGGGGTAGTTGTTGATCAGCCCGGCCGTGGGCTCGttctctgctgtcactgcccagaATGTCACATTGTGCTTGGCGTATTCATCCAGGAATCTGGcgtggagggaagggatgagcTGTGAgagtccccagtgccaccactgaGAGGCCCCCGGGTCTCTCCCCCATCCTCAACAGCTCCTCACCGTACAAAGTAGTTGGCCCAGGTCTTGTGGTACTtgtcccctgcctgccccttcAGTGTCCCCTTCCCCACGTAGGACTCGCTGGTCTTCAGCCAGGTTGGGGAGGTCCAAGGGCTGGCGTACAGCGACAGCGGCCGCTTGCTCATGGCCGAGGCTCGGTGAAGGAGGGGGatctgcaggaggaggaggaggaggaggggccCACTGAGCTCAGCCCCTGTAACCCTCCAGccccccctgctccctcccaccgCTCGCCTTCAGCTTGGTGTCCTCGTCCCGCAGGGCGAAGTGGGCGAGCTCGTAGTCGTAGGGGACATCATCATAGGTGTAGGCATGGAGGGAGAAGTCACAGCTGGCCATGGGGAGGCGGATGAGGTTGtactccagccctgccagcacagcgGGACACCAGGTGTCCATGATGTCCATAATCCCTGTCACCATCCCACCTGTGTCCCCCACACCCTACCCTCCTCAGAGAAGTAGGAGCGCAGCAGGTGATCCTGTGCTCTCTCCGGCAGGGATAAGATGTTGATGGCGGCCGCGTCGGTGATGGAGCCACCAAAACCCTTCACCCTCTGGAAGCGCTGCGTCGTGTCCAGCCTGAGGACAAcatctgcagggaggggagccCAGCATGACGGTGGGTTGCTGCAGggtccatcccatccctgccatccgTGGCAGTACCTGGGGCGCAGAGTTTGTGCTGGAATTTCCCCTCGCTCCGCTCCAGCCGCTtgccagccttgctgctctcGTACTTGACGTAGTAGCCGGGGCCTGGCAGGACCAGGGGGTCCAGCGTGTCACAGTAGGTGGCATTGCAGACGCAGACCATGGCATCACGGCCGAAGTacttggggctgcagggccgGGAGCCTGGGGGGCACGACAGGGTGGTGGGAGCAGCCTCAGGGACGTGTCCCCGTCTGCTCTCCCGCCTGCCCCGGGGGTGACGCCACTGCCCCCGCGCTCCACACCCCGGTACCTCCCGAGCACCGAGCTCCGCGGTGCCTCCGGACCCCCGGACAACTCCCGAGCATCCCCGACCAGAGACTCCGAAAGTATTTCCTCCTGGCCCCCTCCCATTCCGGGCCACCCGGGGACGCCTCTCCCCGGACCCACCGCGTATCCCGGGTCCCCCTCGCTCACCTGCGGCCCGGTGCACGGCCAGCAGCACCGGCAGCAGCCGCCAGCACAGGGCACCGACAGTCCCCATGGCCCCGCCTCTCCCGGTGCGCTCGGAGCCGGCCCGGCAGCACCGGCTCCGCCGCCGGCCTTGCCTTTAAGGGCGCTCGGGCAGCCCGTCCCGCCCACACCCGGTGCAGGAGCGGCAC
This portion of the Serinus canaria isolate serCan28SL12 chromosome 25, serCan2020, whole genome shotgun sequence genome encodes:
- the LOC103823955 gene encoding lysosomal acid glucosylceramidase-like isoform X2; its protein translation is MWALGVLGWLLLPVPQVTGARPCIPKDFGHGSLVCVCNATYCDTLDPLVVPAPGSYVKYESSKAGKRLERSEGKFQSSLSTRGLLLTLNISALYQHVKGFGGSLSDAAAMNILKLSQPAQDNLLRSYFSENGIEYNLIRVPMACSDFSVRPYSYDDVPNDHELKHFRLADEDVRMKIPLLRRALAMSKRPLLLFASPWTAPAWMKSNGDVRGKGTLKGKAGDKYHKTWANYFIKFLDEYAKRNVTFWAVTAQNEPLAGLFTPPQAPTIAFTAAQQRDFIAQDLGPALARSPHRTRLLMLDDQRIHLPHWAKVVLGNATAARYVAGLAVHWYLDAIVPPDWSLEATHKLFPDHFLLYTEACTGFFMFRFAVSLGCWERGDHYSYSILTVMNHFVSGWTDWNLVLDMEGGPNWVKNFVDSPVIVDGSKDVFYKQPMFYHLGHFSKFIPEGSQRVGLAVSKKCHRCDLEHSAFLRPDGAVVLVVLNRSPMDVSFGVSDPHVGFIEAVAPSDSIQTFLWKQPA
- the LOC103823954 gene encoding lysosomal acid glucosylceramidase yields the protein MGTVGALCWRLLPVLLAVHRAAGSRPCSPKYFGRDAMVCVCNATYCDTLDPLVLPGPGYYVKYESSKAGKRLERSEGKFQHKLCAPDVVLRLDTTQRFQRVKGFGGSITDAAAINILSLPERAQDHLLRSYFSEEGLEYNLIRLPMASCDFSLHAYTYDDVPYDYELAHFALRDEDTKLKIPLLHRASAMSKRPLSLYASPWTSPTWLKTSESYVGKGTLKGQAGDKYHKTWANYFVRFLDEYAKHNVTFWAVTAENEPTAGLINNYPFQCLGFTAEQQRDFIAQDLGPALANSSHRHVQLIILDDNRLHLPHWARVVLEDEKAARYVHGIGIHWYLDFIGPIQDTVLPTHELFPDYFILATEACIGAHFWERDVILGCWERGNQYSHSILTNLNHFVSGWTDWNLALDLEGGPNWVKNYVDSPIIVDSSEGIFYKQPMFYHMGHFSKFIPEGSQRVGLVASRESKKTALEYTAFLRPDGAVVVVVLNRSPQDIAFGLADTVGLMAAVAPANSIQTYVWQRQ